A part of Astatotilapia calliptera chromosome 15, fAstCal1.2, whole genome shotgun sequence genomic DNA contains:
- the LOC113006514 gene encoding trichohyalin-like translates to MYPTRHQPRQKDYAASPSCRGRPISPNDLLAVQRALHDSKKENYHLQNKIQQIEEEKLQLEEKCRQMEAQNKNLEERQKRQPDINIINEGWGIKFGQAREQVVFLIKENKQKSVELKEMSNQLKDSKATVEKTEWDLQYMDQMNRLLQTNFDEAVKKNEEILQQKEEQEKKQRDMEHKLKVTEEKYRMLKEKVDDTLRQNKDLLHEKKQLEGEKEKLDKQCSHMQKRMEQMARNNSELTKGILLEYNNLKRKHTEMQAQKQEQDNIHDDLQRTLQDIHKRNEELQDMYKEVQQRNADMHKDKIMQEETSKELREKLEEKQATLEEVEKTCKKLEKQNKETIDELRTLILEKKALVENCMKKKNKRFRWPWRRNSTASSAGVASSCSTSVHLPNQSRQLTVPS, encoded by the coding sequence ATGTATCCAACAAGACACCAACCAAGGCAAAAAGATTACGCCGCTTCTCCTTCCTGTCGTGGCCGGCCAATTTCCCCAAATGACCTCTTAGCCGTCCAAAGGGCATTACATGACAGTAAGAAGGAAAACTACCATCTCCAGAATAAAATTCAACAGATTGAAGAAGAGAAACTTCAACTGGAGGAGAAGTGTAGACAGATGGAAGCGCAAAATAAGAACctggaagaaagacaaaaacgcCAGCCCGACATAAATATTATTAATGAGGGTTGGGGAATCAAGTTTGGACAAGCCCGAGAGCAGGTTGTCTTCCTAATTaaggaaaacaagcaaaagagcGTGGAACTAAAGGAGATGTCCAACCAGCTTAAAGACAGCAAAGCTACTGTTGAGAAGACAGAATGGGATCTCCAATATATGGACCAAATGAATCGGCTGCTCCAAACAAACTTCGATgaagctgtgaaaaaaaatgaagaaatcctCCAACAGAAGGAAGAACaggagaaaaagcaaagagaCATGGAGCACAAACTCAAAGTCACGgaggaaaaatacagaatgcTGAAAGAGAAGGTGGATGATACTCTGCGCCAAAATAAAGACCTTCTTCACGAGAAAAAGCAACtagaaggggaaaaagaaaaactggacaAACAATGCTCGCACATGCAGAAAAGGATGGAGCAAATGGCGAGAAACAACTCCGAGCTCACTAAGGGGATATTGTTGGAATACAACAACTTGaagcgcaaacacactgaaatgCAGGCGCAAAAGCAAGAACAAGACAACATACATGACGACCTGCAGCGTACGCTCCAAGATATCCACAAAAGAAATGAGGAGCTACAAGACATGTACAAAGAAGTACAACAAAGAAACGCAGACATGCACAAGGACAAGATAATGCAGGAGGAAACATCCAAAGAGCTCAGGGAAAAgcttgaagaaaaacaagcaacgTTGGAAGAGGTGGAGAAAACGTGCAAGAAGcttgagaaacaaaacaaagaaaccatcGATGAGTTGAGAACCCTCatcctggaaaaaaaagctcttgtagaaaactgcatgaaaaagaagaacaaacgcTTCCGCTGGCCCTGGAGGAGGAACTCTACTGCTTCCTCAGCAGGTGTAGCCTCGTCTTGCTCCACCTCTGTTCACCTCCCCAACCAGTCCCGGCAGTTGACTGtcccctcctga
- the LOC113006961 gene encoding extracellular matrix protein FRAS1-like yields the protein MEVLGLTTTFLSFVSLGTRISTFTQADLASCSIRYVDISEEEKHADWFSFTVSDGTNEVAQTFYITVKPVDDSLPLLQVPGMRVQEGGGKTITEFELKATDADTETIV from the exons ATGGAGGTTTTGGGCTTAACGActacttttctctcttttgtctctttAGGCACTAGGATCAGCACCTTCACGCAGGCTGACCTGGCATCATGCAGCATCAGGTACGTCGACATCAGTGAAGAAGAGAAACATGCCGACTGGTTCTCCTTCACCGTGTCCGACGGGACAAATGAG GTTGCTCAGACTTTCTACATCACTGTCAAGCCTGTGGACGACTCCCTGCCTCTTCTTCAGGTCCCTGGCATGAGGGTGCAGGAGGGTGGGGGAAAGACCATCACTGAGTTTGAGCTGAAAGCCACCGATGCGGACACAGAG ACCATCGTGTGA